Proteins from a single region of Methanotorris igneus Kol 5:
- a CDS encoding UbiX family flavin prenyltransferase, with the protein MKVVVCVTGASGAIYAKRLLEVLKEKNVETFLIISNSAKKIIEHELKIKCNDFIKLADKYYENDDFFSPLASGSNKFDAAIVIPCSMKTLSSIANGYSSNLIVRVCDIALKEKRKLILMPREMPFNAIHLENMLKLAKLGVVIMPPIPAFYNEPKTIDDLVNFVVGRVLDILGIENDLFKRWGE; encoded by the coding sequence ATGAAAGTTGTGGTTTGTGTAACTGGAGCGAGTGGAGCAATATATGCAAAAAGGTTGTTAGAGGTGCTAAAAGAGAAAAATGTCGAAACTTTTCTTATAATCTCAAATTCTGCAAAAAAGATAATTGAGCATGAATTGAAAATAAAATGTAATGATTTTATAAAGTTAGCAGACAAATATTATGAAAATGATGACTTCTTTTCTCCCCTCGCATCTGGTTCAAATAAATTTGATGCCGCTATTGTAATCCCATGCTCTATGAAAACACTATCTTCAATAGCGAATGGATACAGTAGCAATTTAATAGTTAGGGTTTGTGATATTGCATTAAAGGAGAAAAGAAAACTAATCCTAATGCCGAGAGAAATGCCATTCAATGCGATACATTTAGAGAACATGCTTAAATTGGCAAAATTAGGCGTTGTTATTATGCCACCAATTCCAGCATTTTACAACGAGCCAAAAACCATTGATGACTTAGTTAATTTTGTTGTTGGTAGAGTTTTGGATATTTTAGGTATTGAAAACGATTTATTCAAAAGATGGGGGGAATAA
- the lpdD gene encoding prenylated flavin chaperone LpdD: protein MIVVEEGRYGVFLKHIKVGDDLVVIIGGGEKEHIGSVSLMDGKLKTINRDNHKDYVISEYAAKLIYEKIKKPVLVICGIHIDNAKKEEIDILVNNAKKCIELFLMKGGEL from the coding sequence ATGATAGTTGTTGAGGAAGGAAGGTATGGAGTATTTTTAAAGCATATTAAAGTAGGGGATGATTTAGTCGTTATTATTGGCGGAGGAGAGAAAGAACATATTGGTAGCGTCTCATTGATGGACGGTAAACTAAAAACAATAAATAGAGATAACCATAAAGATTATGTTATTTCAGAATATGCTGCAAAACTCATCTACGAAAAAATTAAAAAACCTGTTTTGGTTATTTGTGGCATCCACATAGATAACGCAAAAAAAGAAGAAATAGATATATTAGTGAATAATGCAAAAAAATGTATTGAGTTATTTTTAATGAAAGGAGGAGAGTTATGA